One stretch of Estrella lausannensis DNA includes these proteins:
- a CDS encoding efflux RND transporter periplasmic adaptor subunit has translation MMTAKSLFVSILLLPLTLALLTSGCKKQEAAQQARPAMAILAQEEEIIKPLLFPGKTRASRRVNLSFRVDGLMHERTAQVGDSVKKGDTIARLDTEDFETALENILGKKERAEAALRFAENDYSRSERLYQQDRGAISEVLLDQKKETVNELRGQIKSLMAEERAAKNNLDYASLKAPFDGTIVAVYVQNFEYIKAKQPIMRLLGSDAIEMVIDVPEKMIGKIFEISSLKVEFDAYPGKWHPAKISEIGTEASSTTSTFPVTLLIYQPEGYPLLSGMTGTAIWNDEGKDKERKIILPAQALFSENGKEEFVFKFKEDTKEAIKAPVKKGSMTSRGIVIEEGVKPGEWIITSGVHTLREGQKITIKQVRLNDSGEIEEYNAPLALPETRQ, from the coding sequence ATGATGACTGCCAAATCATTGTTTGTCTCCATCTTACTGCTACCGCTGACCCTAGCGCTCCTAACCTCCGGTTGTAAAAAGCAGGAAGCCGCTCAGCAGGCCCGGCCGGCAATGGCGATCTTGGCGCAAGAGGAAGAGATCATTAAACCTCTGCTTTTTCCCGGAAAGACAAGGGCTTCGAGACGGGTGAATCTCTCCTTCCGTGTCGATGGGCTGATGCATGAGCGCACAGCCCAGGTAGGCGACAGCGTCAAAAAGGGAGATACCATCGCCCGACTGGATACGGAAGATTTTGAGACGGCTCTGGAAAACATCTTGGGGAAAAAGGAGAGGGCGGAAGCAGCGCTCCGATTTGCCGAAAATGACTACAGTCGCTCCGAGCGCCTTTACCAGCAAGACAGGGGCGCCATCAGCGAAGTGCTGCTGGATCAAAAAAAGGAAACCGTCAACGAGCTGAGAGGACAGATAAAATCCCTGATGGCAGAGGAGAGAGCCGCGAAAAACAACCTCGATTACGCCTCTCTCAAAGCTCCCTTCGATGGCACAATCGTCGCCGTCTACGTACAGAACTTTGAATACATCAAAGCCAAACAGCCGATAATGCGTCTCCTCGGTAGCGATGCCATCGAGATGGTGATTGATGTTCCCGAAAAGATGATCGGCAAAATCTTTGAGATTTCCTCCCTAAAGGTGGAGTTCGACGCATATCCGGGAAAATGGCACCCGGCGAAAATTTCCGAAATTGGAACCGAGGCCAGCTCAACCACCAGCACCTTTCCTGTAACCCTCTTGATTTATCAGCCTGAAGGATATCCCCTCCTCTCTGGCATGACCGGAACAGCGATATGGAACGATGAGGGAAAGGATAAAGAAAGGAAAATCATTTTGCCCGCCCAAGCCCTTTTCTCTGAAAATGGCAAAGAGGAGTTTGTCTTCAAATTCAAAGAAGACACCAAAGAGGCCATCAAAGCTCCTGTAAAGAAGGGGTCCATGACAAGCCGCGGCATCGTGATCGAAGAGGGAGTAAAACCCGGTGAGTGGATCATCACATCAGGCGTACACACCCTCAGGGAAGGACAAAAAATCACTATAAAACAAGTAAGGCTCAATGACAGCGGCGAGATCGAAGAGTACAACGCGCCCCTAGCATTGCCGGAAACGAGGCAATAG